Proteins encoded by one window of Tunturibacter psychrotolerans:
- a CDS encoding chitobiase/beta-hexosaminidase C-terminal domain-containing protein: protein MKLAFLAFVLGITSLVPVLDSSSAFGQQDEATRMTEESLHEMERNQRLTDEAQAQAMQNIRNLQDQDNSGPSIPSTGQPKFSVKSGGVKSGTTVSISCPTPNAVIYYTTTGWTPTTSSRHYTGPITLLASTQLQAFAAAPTMANSTYTNASYTVKGPPLTVFPLTIGTDDVLHAKTRLHLVTNSTLSSKKATVGEKIPIVLDQDVKVGDSVEIPKGTSVDATITAVTRSGLVGIPGSISFAVHSLAVNGTTVPLQGGERLDGVSHTTRAVLLWVTFVGSIPAVMMHGGEGEIKPGMRFTVAVATDTPLKPSVPTP from the coding sequence TTGAAACTTGCATTTCTCGCATTCGTTCTTGGAATCACCTCTCTCGTGCCGGTCCTTGATAGTTCATCCGCCTTTGGACAACAAGACGAGGCCACACGGATGACGGAAGAGAGCCTCCATGAGATGGAAAGGAACCAGCGGTTGACAGATGAAGCTCAGGCGCAGGCGATGCAGAACATCCGCAACTTGCAAGATCAGGACAACTCTGGACCCTCCATCCCTTCCACCGGCCAGCCAAAATTCTCCGTCAAATCAGGCGGAGTGAAGTCGGGGACCACGGTAAGCATCAGTTGCCCCACGCCAAACGCGGTCATCTACTACACCACAACGGGGTGGACCCCTACGACATCTTCCCGGCACTACACTGGCCCGATTACCCTGCTTGCCAGCACCCAGCTACAGGCCTTTGCCGCTGCTCCCACCATGGCGAATAGCACCTACACCAACGCCAGTTACACGGTAAAAGGGCCGCCCCTGACTGTGTTTCCACTAACGATCGGCACCGACGATGTACTCCATGCCAAAACTAGACTCCATTTGGTTACAAATTCCACGCTGAGCTCCAAGAAGGCGACGGTTGGCGAAAAGATTCCCATCGTGCTCGATCAGGATGTCAAAGTTGGGGATTCCGTGGAGATTCCCAAAGGGACCTCGGTCGATGCCACCATCACCGCGGTCACTCGATCGGGCCTCGTCGGCATCCCAGGCTCGATTTCCTTCGCCGTCCATTCCTTAGCTGTAAACGGAACTACCGTCCCATTGCAGGGCGGTGAACGCCTCGATGGTGTCAGCCACACGACAAGGGCTGTTCTTCTGTGGGTGACGTTTGTGGGTTCGATTCCAGCTGTGATGATGCACGGTGGCGAAGGTGAGATCAAGCCCGGTATGAGGTTCACTGTCGCTGTTGCGACTGATACTCCGCTAAAGCCTTCGGTACCGACCCCATGA
- a CDS encoding alpha/beta hydrolase — translation MKTQLRSNSSRRIVTHTTALALTLNIATAIAQTPTTPPTRDPHTTGYVAAKELPDGAIPSPQQDGNFILGPTHPIAPEMSPHPTVPQGDIFEFTMNFSDSKLYPGIARDPGTFGTPDPKDPAKLIVTTSHPAPYTRKVAVYIPKQYVPGTAAPFIIGADGPDRTLFTALDNLIAQHRIPVMIAISIGNGSGDAQGSERGLEYDTMSGRYAEFVETEVLPLVEKQYHVKLTKDPDGRATMGGSSGGSCALIMAWYHSELYHRVLTYSGTYINQQWPYSPDTPHGAWEFHEHLIPATPPKPIRIWMEVGDRDLFNPNIILDDMHDWVLANERMAKVLAANGYHYQFVFAKDAGHVDHAVKQQTLPEALEYLWQGYPIAKSNN, via the coding sequence TTGAAGACTCAACTTCGAAGCAACTCCAGCCGCCGCATCGTCACCCACACCACGGCCCTCGCACTCACCCTCAATATCGCCACAGCAATCGCCCAGACTCCGACAACCCCACCCACCCGCGACCCCCACACCACCGGTTACGTCGCAGCAAAAGAGCTACCCGACGGCGCCATCCCTTCGCCGCAACAGGACGGCAACTTTATCCTCGGCCCGACCCATCCCATCGCCCCCGAGATGTCTCCTCACCCAACCGTCCCGCAAGGAGACATATTCGAGTTCACGATGAACTTCTCCGACAGCAAGCTCTATCCCGGCATCGCACGCGACCCCGGCACCTTCGGTACTCCCGACCCCAAAGACCCCGCCAAACTCATCGTCACCACCAGCCACCCCGCCCCCTACACCCGTAAGGTAGCGGTCTACATTCCAAAGCAATATGTACCCGGCACCGCCGCGCCTTTTATCATCGGTGCCGACGGACCCGACCGCACCCTCTTCACCGCCCTCGATAACCTCATCGCACAACACCGCATTCCCGTCATGATTGCGATCTCCATCGGCAACGGCAGCGGCGACGCTCAAGGCAGCGAACGCGGCCTCGAATACGACACCATGTCAGGCCGCTACGCCGAGTTCGTCGAGACCGAAGTCCTCCCTCTCGTCGAAAAGCAATATCACGTCAAACTCACCAAAGACCCCGACGGACGCGCAACCATGGGCGGCAGCTCCGGGGGCTCATGTGCCCTCATCATGGCCTGGTATCACTCCGAGCTCTACCACCGCGTCCTCACCTACTCCGGTACCTACATCAATCAGCAGTGGCCCTACAGCCCGGACACCCCTCACGGAGCCTGGGAGTTCCACGAACACCTTATCCCGGCCACCCCACCCAAACCCATCAGAATCTGGATGGAGGTTGGCGACCGCGATCTCTTCAACCCCAACATCATTCTCGACGACATGCACGACTGGGTTCTCGCCAACGAACGCATGGCCAAAGTGCTGGCGGCCAATGGATATCACTATCAATTTGTCTTTGCCAAAGATGCCGGCCACGTCGACCACGCCGTAAAACAACAAACCCTGCCCGAAGCTCTCGAGTACCTGTGGCAGGGCTACCCCATCGCAAAATCGAACAACTGA
- a CDS encoding M20/M25/M40 family metallo-hydrolase: MPATANAQRRIARLATLTAVHRAFHWLHLHQPQLRQWQLELVRIPAPPFGESARAAWFLDRFHDLGLTNIHLDDAGNALAELQPDATSVSPPINNVISTEATDSLTLRREVEKPQHLDQSATASPNSTKLGDAPPCILISAHLDTVFPADTLIDPVETNDSPRIFAPGICDNAAGLTALLAIAAALRHANITPPIPILFAANVGEEGEGDLRGMRHLFERGPYRTRIAAALILEGGGTSAAVTRALGSLRFRVTITGPGGHSWADAGTPNPILLLSRALAQIANLNLPTDPLLTLNVGHISGGTSINSIPESASALLDLRSTDATQLISAATEVHQIFDDIVTTHSTTNSPLKLHIETIGNRPAAILPDDAPILHTLRAVDRHLTLRTELRLGSTDANIPLYRGVPAIALGSGGTGGGIHTLQEWYDPTGREAALRRILLTLLDTLETTANPAH; the protein is encoded by the coding sequence ATGCCCGCCACAGCCAACGCCCAGCGCCGCATCGCTCGACTCGCCACTCTCACCGCAGTCCACCGCGCCTTTCACTGGCTGCACCTCCACCAGCCTCAGCTCCGCCAATGGCAACTCGAACTGGTCCGCATTCCCGCCCCACCCTTCGGCGAATCCGCCCGCGCCGCCTGGTTTCTCGACCGCTTCCACGACCTAGGCCTCACCAACATCCACCTCGACGACGCCGGCAACGCCCTCGCCGAACTCCAACCCGATGCAACCTCTGTTTCACCTCCCATCAATAACGTCATCTCGACCGAAGCGACCGACAGTCTCACCCTCCGCCGCGAAGTAGAGAAACCCCAGCATCTCGATCAATCCGCCACCGCCTCGCCAAACAGCACCAAACTCGGCGATGCCCCACCCTGCATCCTCATCTCCGCCCACCTCGACACCGTCTTCCCCGCCGACACCCTCATCGACCCCGTCGAAACCAACGACTCCCCCCGCATCTTCGCCCCCGGCATCTGCGACAACGCCGCCGGCCTCACCGCTCTCCTCGCCATCGCCGCTGCACTCCGCCACGCCAACATCACCCCACCCATCCCCATCCTCTTCGCCGCCAACGTAGGCGAAGAGGGCGAAGGCGACCTCCGCGGCATGCGTCATCTCTTCGAACGCGGCCCCTACCGCACCCGCATCGCCGCCGCCCTCATCCTCGAAGGAGGAGGCACCTCTGCCGCCGTCACCCGAGCCCTCGGCAGCCTGCGTTTCCGTGTCACCATCACCGGCCCCGGTGGCCACTCCTGGGCCGACGCCGGAACCCCCAACCCCATCCTCCTCCTAAGCCGCGCGCTCGCCCAAATCGCCAACCTGAACCTCCCCACGGACCCCCTCCTTACCCTCAACGTTGGCCACATCTCCGGCGGAACCTCTATCAACTCCATCCCCGAGTCCGCCTCCGCCCTCCTCGACCTCCGCTCCACCGACGCGACCCAGCTCATCTCCGCCGCCACCGAAGTCCACCAGATCTTCGACGACATCGTCACCACACATTCCACCACCAACTCACCACTAAAACTCCACATCGAGACCATAGGAAACCGTCCCGCCGCCATCCTCCCCGACGACGCCCCCATCCTCCACACCCTTCGCGCCGTCGACCGCCACCTCACCCTCCGCACCGAACTCCGCCTCGGCTCCACCGACGCGAACATCCCCCTCTACCGCGGAGTCCCCGCGATCGCCCTCGGCAGCGGCGGCACCGGCGGCGGCATCCACACCCTACAGGAGTGGTACGACCCCACCGGCCGCGAAGCCGCCCTCCGACGCATACTTCTCACCCTCCTAGACACTCTGGAGACCACCGCCAACCCCGCACATTAA
- a CDS encoding tRNA pseudouridine synthase A — protein MPHWKTILTYDGSPYNGWQIQPALPTVQGTLAQAIHRITGETVLPQGSGRTDTGVHALAQVATFSLTVPIPAANLHRALNRALPPSIRILSVEPVPEDFHARHSARRKTYEYRILPCESHPEDRICPPMLAPYVWAYRFPLELAPLQQAATHILGTHDFTSFAAVDPDLTTRLKTSSESVPAVAPTSPTVSSPSQPNKEIVTTEGEPQPNKKVVISTEGGASPAAVERPPHSFSTPNEPSTIPTDNTRTVFHSAWHQREDILIYRVTGSGFLHHMVRNLVGTFVETANSHDPDVIPKILAARNRSAAGPTAPARGLFLVEVEY, from the coding sequence ATGCCTCACTGGAAGACCATCCTCACTTACGACGGAAGCCCCTACAACGGCTGGCAGATTCAACCCGCCCTCCCCACCGTTCAGGGCACACTTGCTCAGGCGATCCATCGCATCACAGGCGAAACCGTACTCCCGCAGGGCTCCGGCCGCACCGACACCGGCGTCCACGCCCTCGCGCAGGTCGCCACCTTCTCCCTCACAGTACCGATCCCCGCCGCCAACCTCCATCGCGCCCTCAACCGCGCCCTTCCCCCCAGCATCCGCATCCTCTCCGTCGAGCCCGTCCCCGAAGACTTCCACGCCCGCCACAGCGCCCGCCGCAAAACCTACGAGTACCGCATCCTCCCCTGCGAATCCCATCCCGAAGACCGTATCTGCCCCCCGATGCTCGCTCCCTACGTCTGGGCTTACCGCTTCCCTCTCGAACTCGCCCCTCTCCAACAAGCCGCCACCCACATCCTCGGCACCCACGACTTCACCTCCTTCGCCGCAGTCGACCCCGACCTCACCACTCGGTTAAAAACATCCTCAGAATCCGTCCCTGCCGTCGCCCCAACGAGCCCCACCGTCTCCTCCCCTTCCCAACCAAACAAAGAAATCGTCACGACCGAAGGCGAACCTCAGCCAAACAAAAAAGTCGTCATCTCGACCGAAGGCGGGGCTTCTCCCGCCGCAGTGGAGAGACCCCCGCATTCCTTCTCCACCCCGAATGAACCTTCAACCATCCCTACCGACAACACCCGCACCGTCTTCCACTCCGCCTGGCACCAGCGCGAAGACATCCTCATCTACCGCGTCACCGGCTCCGGTTTCCTCCACCACATGGTCCGCAACCTCGTCGGCACCTTCGTCGAAACCGCCAATAGCCATGACCCCGACGTCATCCCCAAAATCCTCGCCGCCCGCAACCGCTCCGCCGCCGGCCCCACCGCCCCCGCCCGCGGCCTCTTCCTCGTCGAGGTCGAGTACTGA
- a CDS encoding TolC family protein, translated as MRSKNMQGAASISLLLMSLCTQPGWSQQTQSSPTAPAQPQQTESNPTAPAAPQAVVNDTTGTPGLPQAPQPKPTEPLFMRPTSVDYTKPKSHIWNPIAPYTPTNVPTFQMGNTSIGNLLKDGKIYLSLADAVTLALQNNYDIAIARINLDIADTDLLRAKAGSSLRGVSTGLLTNTIGGTTTTITTGGGPGATSAGVGGGGTGVGGIVVSTNGGGPLPENLDPVLTGQLEYEASTAPQLNTLFSGGLNVLTTDTATYNFNYAQGFLTGTQLTVGFNNTRVTTDNPFSNFSPSLTTSFRATATQHLLQGFGWGVNGRFIVQAKNDRRITDSAFRQQVLYTVNQVENIYWALVSAYEDEQAKERQLTQSTQLTSDNRKQLEIGTLAPLDVVNSDSAVASDKQALVASKTNLEYQQLLMKQAIVRNLNDPQLSQAPVIPTDRVALDRLPEEDLQVEDLVKQAYANNPQIEQAVLNMKNNEITIKAFKNGLLPILDAYAFYGGSALGGAQNPSAIDFNTNKPYPPGTFPSVGYGDVFQNTFNNNAPDKGVGVNMTIPLRNRTAQADQARSQMEYRQSQMRLQQLYTVIRIQVTNQQYALTNDRAQVQAAQAARDFAGQSLDAEQKKYRLGASTTANVLQQARNLATAENNSISATAAYARDRAQLFQILANTLERYGISIESAAQAVAGGAGMQAPVIPGLTAPKAPEAPKPIDVAPPQQ; from the coding sequence GTGAGATCAAAGAATATGCAGGGGGCGGCGAGTATCTCGTTGCTGCTGATGAGTCTGTGCACACAGCCGGGATGGTCCCAGCAGACGCAGAGTAGTCCGACGGCGCCAGCTCAGCCGCAACAGACGGAGAGTAATCCGACGGCACCAGCAGCCCCGCAGGCGGTGGTGAATGACACGACGGGAACGCCGGGGTTGCCGCAGGCTCCGCAGCCGAAGCCGACCGAGCCGTTGTTTATGCGCCCTACGAGCGTCGACTACACGAAGCCGAAGAGCCATATCTGGAATCCGATTGCTCCCTACACCCCGACGAATGTTCCGACCTTCCAAATGGGGAACACGTCGATAGGCAATCTGCTGAAGGACGGGAAGATCTATCTGAGCCTTGCGGATGCGGTGACGCTGGCACTGCAGAATAACTACGATATCGCGATCGCACGGATCAATCTGGATATCGCGGATACAGACCTGCTGCGGGCGAAGGCGGGATCGTCGCTACGCGGTGTTTCGACGGGACTGTTGACGAATACGATTGGCGGAACGACGACGACGATTACGACAGGCGGCGGACCAGGTGCGACCTCGGCAGGTGTGGGCGGCGGTGGTACGGGCGTGGGCGGAATCGTTGTTAGCACGAACGGCGGCGGACCTTTGCCCGAGAATCTTGATCCGGTTCTGACGGGACAGCTGGAGTATGAAGCGTCGACGGCGCCGCAGTTGAATACGCTGTTCAGCGGTGGGTTGAATGTATTGACTACGGATACGGCGACTTACAACTTCAACTACGCTCAGGGATTTTTGACTGGCACACAGTTGACGGTGGGCTTCAACAATACACGCGTGACGACGGACAATCCTTTTAGCAATTTCAGCCCCTCCTTGACGACAAGCTTTCGCGCTACCGCGACGCAGCATCTGTTGCAGGGGTTCGGATGGGGTGTGAATGGACGGTTTATTGTGCAGGCCAAGAATGACCGACGGATTACAGACTCGGCATTTCGGCAGCAGGTGCTGTATACGGTGAACCAGGTGGAGAACATCTACTGGGCACTGGTGAGTGCGTACGAAGATGAGCAGGCGAAGGAACGTCAGTTGACGCAGTCGACGCAGCTGACTTCGGACAACCGGAAGCAGTTGGAGATTGGCACACTGGCGCCGCTCGATGTGGTGAACTCTGACAGCGCGGTGGCTAGCGATAAGCAGGCGCTGGTGGCTTCGAAGACGAATCTCGAGTACCAGCAGTTGTTGATGAAGCAGGCGATTGTGCGGAATCTGAACGATCCGCAACTGTCGCAGGCGCCGGTGATTCCGACCGATCGTGTGGCACTGGACAGACTGCCGGAGGAGGATCTGCAGGTTGAGGATCTGGTGAAGCAGGCGTATGCCAACAACCCGCAGATTGAGCAGGCGGTGTTGAACATGAAGAACAACGAGATCACGATTAAGGCGTTCAAAAATGGACTGCTTCCGATTCTCGATGCGTATGCGTTCTATGGTGGCAGTGCATTGGGTGGTGCTCAGAATCCGAGTGCGATCGATTTCAATACGAACAAACCCTATCCGCCGGGGACGTTTCCTTCGGTCGGTTATGGCGACGTCTTTCAGAACACTTTCAACAACAACGCGCCGGATAAAGGTGTGGGCGTGAACATGACGATTCCGCTGCGGAACCGTACGGCGCAGGCCGACCAGGCGCGGTCGCAGATGGAGTATCGGCAGTCGCAGATGCGTTTGCAGCAGCTTTACACAGTGATTCGTATCCAGGTGACGAACCAGCAGTATGCGTTGACTAATGACCGGGCGCAGGTACAGGCGGCGCAAGCGGCGAGAGACTTTGCGGGGCAGAGTCTGGATGCGGAGCAAAAGAAGTACAGGCTGGGCGCGTCGACGACTGCGAATGTATTGCAGCAGGCGAGGAACCTGGCGACGGCGGAGAACAATTCTATCTCCGCGACGGCAGCGTACGCACGAGATCGGGCGCAGTTGTTTCAGATTCTGGCCAATACGCTGGAGCGGTATGGAATCAGTATCGAATCTGCGGCCCAGGCGGTTGCGGGCGGAGCGGGGATGCAGGCGCCTGTGATTCCGGGGCTGACGGCTCCGAAGGCTCCTGAGGCACCGAAACCGATCGATGTGGCTCCGCCACAGCAGTAG
- a CDS encoding PEP-CTERM sorting domain-containing protein, whose protein sequence is MRRKIGLLILFSTLATSNIAGHADTYNFIITTAATTTSQGAHLDIGDPLTGRPAPRIPSAIDLTGVTGSGQEYGFTSIVLFGTDHTNAYNELLYTHPIAKHVDSEKDLLYLDSSVGINLAHVYDNDGYHMEVFDPHDSVDIAPFTIGFFRLIPIAIPEPSSLMLLGIGILSLAAIARRRFRRLELPR, encoded by the coding sequence ATGCGTAGAAAGATCGGTCTATTGATTCTCTTTTCCACCCTGGCTACATCAAACATTGCGGGCCACGCTGACACCTACAACTTCATCATCACCACCGCAGCCACCACCACCTCCCAGGGAGCCCACTTAGACATCGGCGACCCGCTCACGGGCAGGCCAGCTCCACGCATCCCATCTGCCATCGATCTCACCGGCGTTACAGGTTCTGGTCAGGAATATGGCTTCACAAGCATCGTTCTCTTCGGAACCGACCACACCAACGCCTACAACGAACTTCTCTACACTCATCCGATCGCCAAGCACGTCGACTCCGAGAAAGACCTTCTCTATCTTGACAGCTCCGTCGGAATCAACCTCGCTCACGTCTATGACAACGACGGCTACCACATGGAGGTCTTCGACCCTCACGATTCTGTCGATATCGCCCCATTCACCATTGGCTTTTTCCGCCTCATTCCCATCGCAATTCCCGAGCCATCGAGTCTCATGCTGCTCGGCATCGGCATCCTAAGCCTCGCAGCAATAGCTCGCAGAAGATTCCGGCGCCTGGAGCTTCCCCGTTAA
- a CDS encoding thioredoxin domain-containing protein has translation MGHESSEEISVHLNALAKAASAYLRSAMHQPVDWQEWGEAAFEKAKAADKPILLDIGAVWCHWCHVMDRESYESAATAKIINDHFIAVKVDRDERPDVDTRYQAAVSAISGQGGWPLTAFLTPEGKPYFGGTYFPPADQHGRPGFQRVLLTMAEAFQNRRDEVNESAGSVMAAIEHNESFMGRSGSPGPELVAKLVASTLKQFDSRSGGFGSQPKFPHSGAIDLLLDVSSRVSSGGAENGSEAAKTAAMVTLQKMSRGGIYDHLAGGFHRYSVDEQWVVPHFEKMSYDNSELLKNYVHAFQTFVEPEAARVAREMIQWIDEWLSDRDRGGFYASQDADFSLEDDGDYFTWTRDEAAAALTGEEMAIASAYYDIGEIGDMHHNPAKNVLHVRGTLEGVAKANAITLEVAKERLDAAKAKLYAARLKRPTPYVDKTIYVGWNGMMISAYVEAGRVLDMPEVRAFALKSLDRVLVEAWDAKAGLAHVVAYGEQGGSGARVAGVLDDYVFLGHASLDAWELTGELRYYTAAEAIMESALMKFYDPVGCALFDTESVAEGETRLGALVTRRKPLQDSPTPAGNPVGAALLLRLEALNGRADYEVKALETLETFAGVVEHFGLYAASYGLALQRMVLRAVEVCVIGDDAAARRLEAVALARYAVNKSVIRLRRDQLAALPPSLAETLPHLPGLGGEGSFAVVCTAKGCQPPVSGVDELIEAMNKAL, from the coding sequence ATGGGTCATGAGAGTTCTGAAGAGATCAGTGTGCACTTGAATGCGTTGGCGAAGGCGGCTTCAGCGTATCTGCGGTCTGCGATGCATCAGCCGGTGGATTGGCAGGAGTGGGGTGAGGCCGCGTTTGAGAAGGCTAAGGCTGCGGATAAACCTATTCTGCTGGATATTGGCGCGGTGTGGTGCCACTGGTGTCATGTGATGGATCGCGAGTCGTATGAGAGTGCGGCTACGGCGAAGATCATCAACGATCACTTTATTGCGGTGAAGGTGGATCGCGATGAGCGGCCGGATGTGGATACGCGGTATCAGGCGGCGGTGTCTGCGATCAGTGGGCAGGGTGGGTGGCCGTTGACTGCGTTTTTGACTCCTGAGGGGAAGCCTTACTTTGGAGGGACTTATTTTCCGCCGGCGGATCAGCATGGACGGCCGGGATTTCAGCGGGTGCTGCTGACGATGGCGGAGGCGTTTCAGAATCGTCGCGATGAAGTGAATGAATCGGCTGGAAGCGTGATGGCGGCGATCGAGCATAACGAATCGTTTATGGGGAGGAGCGGGAGCCCGGGGCCGGAACTGGTGGCGAAGCTGGTGGCTTCGACGTTGAAGCAGTTCGATTCGCGGTCGGGTGGATTTGGATCGCAGCCGAAGTTTCCTCATTCTGGGGCGATTGATCTTTTGCTGGATGTGTCCTCGCGTGTATCGAGTGGCGGAGCGGAGAATGGGAGCGAGGCGGCGAAGACTGCAGCGATGGTGACGCTGCAGAAGATGTCGCGGGGTGGGATCTATGACCATCTGGCGGGGGGATTTCATCGCTACTCGGTGGATGAGCAGTGGGTGGTGCCGCACTTCGAGAAGATGTCGTATGACAATAGCGAGCTGCTGAAAAACTATGTTCACGCTTTCCAGACGTTTGTGGAGCCGGAGGCGGCGCGGGTGGCGCGCGAGATGATTCAGTGGATCGATGAGTGGCTGAGCGACCGCGACCGGGGAGGATTTTATGCTTCGCAGGATGCGGACTTTTCGCTCGAGGATGATGGCGACTACTTTACGTGGACGCGCGATGAGGCCGCGGCGGCGCTGACGGGTGAAGAGATGGCGATTGCGAGTGCGTATTACGACATCGGTGAGATTGGTGATATGCATCACAATCCCGCGAAGAATGTTTTGCATGTGCGGGGTACGCTGGAGGGTGTAGCGAAGGCGAATGCGATTACGCTCGAGGTGGCGAAGGAGCGGCTGGATGCGGCGAAGGCGAAGTTGTATGCGGCTCGGCTGAAGCGGCCTACGCCGTATGTGGATAAGACGATCTATGTGGGCTGGAATGGGATGATGATCTCGGCCTATGTGGAGGCGGGGCGCGTGCTGGATATGCCGGAGGTGCGGGCGTTCGCGTTGAAGTCGCTGGACCGAGTGCTTGTGGAGGCCTGGGACGCGAAGGCTGGCTTGGCGCATGTAGTTGCGTATGGAGAACAGGGTGGGAGCGGAGCGCGGGTAGCTGGGGTGCTCGATGACTATGTGTTTTTGGGGCATGCTTCGCTGGATGCGTGGGAGTTGACGGGGGAGTTGCGGTACTACACGGCGGCTGAGGCGATTATGGAGAGCGCACTGATGAAGTTTTATGATCCGGTTGGGTGCGCGTTATTCGATACTGAGAGTGTGGCGGAGGGTGAGACGCGGTTGGGGGCGCTGGTGACGCGCAGGAAGCCGTTGCAGGACTCGCCTACGCCTGCGGGGAATCCTGTGGGAGCGGCGCTGCTGTTGCGGTTGGAGGCGCTGAATGGGCGGGCAGACTATGAAGTAAAGGCGCTTGAGACGCTGGAGACTTTTGCTGGTGTTGTGGAGCACTTTGGGTTGTATGCGGCGAGCTATGGGCTGGCGCTGCAGCGGATGGTGCTGCGGGCGGTCGAGGTGTGTGTGATTGGGGATGATGCTGCGGCGCGGCGGCTGGAGGCCGTGGCGTTGGCTCGGTATGCGGTGAATAAGAGTGTGATTCGGTTGCGGAGGGATCAGCTTGCTGCGCTGCCTCCTTCGCTGGCGGAGACGCTGCCGCATCTGCCTGGGTTGGGTGGCGAGGGTAGCTTTGCTGTGGTTTGCACGGCGAAGGGATGTCAGCCGCCGGTGTCTGGGGTGGATGAGTTGATTGAGGCTATGAATAAGGCTTTGTGA